In a single window of the Massilia oculi genome:
- a CDS encoding M3 family metallopeptidase, producing MNRPQLLLIAASVAMATFSFAQPAAAALEASNPFAKPSTLQYGYPAFDKIRNEHFAPAFAEGMRQEAAEVRKIADNKAAPTFDNTIVAMERTGELLTRVRSVFYTLTGSYTNDTLQALQKDLAPKFAAHGDAIRLNPKLFARIKTLHDKRDSLGLDAESTFLLERYYKDFVRSGANLSEANKAKLKGYNAQLAALQTQFSQNVLREVNASAFVVDTREELAGLSEKAIDAAAAEAKKRGLEGKFVIPVVNTTQQPAMAQLSTRGTREKLLTTSMIRGARGGEFDNRNVVLQLAKLRAERAELLGYDSYAAYSLEDQTAKDTASVNKLLGDLTAPAVRNAKKEAAEIQQVIDAEKGGFQVGAQDWSYYSDKVRTAKYAFDANQLKPYFEFNNVLEKGAFFAANQLWGITFKQRTDLPTYDPDVRVYDVFEENGEHLAIFIIDPYARSNKRGGAWMSSLVDQSFLLNQKPVITNNLNLTKPAAGEPTLLTWDEVRTTFHELGHATHGWFSKVKYPRFSGTSVPRDYVELPSQVYEMWMAWPEVLANYAKHYQTGAPMPKELLDKLRAAQRFNEGYRTTEYLAAAVLDQKWHQLGSKQMPSDVIAFEKQALKDAGLDFAPVPPRYRSTYFSHAMGGGYSAGYYSYLWAERLDADAGEWFKENGGLLRKNGDVFRQKVLSKGGTMDAVEMYRDFRGRDPVIEPLLERRGLN from the coding sequence ATGAACCGCCCACAACTGCTGCTGATCGCAGCCAGCGTCGCCATGGCCACCTTCTCCTTCGCCCAACCGGCGGCTGCCGCCCTGGAGGCCTCGAACCCGTTCGCCAAGCCGAGCACCCTGCAATATGGCTACCCGGCCTTCGACAAGATCAGGAACGAGCACTTCGCGCCGGCCTTCGCCGAAGGCATGCGCCAGGAAGCGGCTGAAGTCAGGAAGATCGCCGACAACAAGGCCGCGCCGACCTTCGACAACACGATCGTGGCGATGGAACGTACGGGCGAACTCCTGACGCGCGTGCGCTCGGTGTTCTACACGCTGACCGGCTCGTACACCAACGACACGCTGCAGGCGCTGCAAAAAGACCTGGCGCCGAAATTCGCGGCCCACGGCGATGCGATCCGCCTGAACCCGAAGCTGTTCGCGCGCATCAAGACCCTGCACGACAAGCGTGACTCGCTGGGCCTGGACGCCGAATCGACATTCCTGCTGGAGCGCTACTACAAGGACTTCGTGCGCTCGGGCGCCAACCTGTCCGAGGCGAACAAGGCCAAGCTGAAAGGCTACAACGCCCAGCTGGCGGCGCTGCAGACCCAGTTCAGCCAGAACGTGCTGCGTGAAGTGAACGCCTCGGCCTTCGTGGTCGATACCCGCGAAGAGCTGGCCGGCCTGTCGGAAAAAGCAATCGACGCGGCCGCCGCCGAAGCGAAGAAGCGCGGCCTGGAAGGCAAGTTCGTGATCCCGGTCGTCAACACCACCCAGCAGCCGGCGATGGCGCAGCTGAGCACCCGCGGCACCCGCGAGAAGCTCCTGACCACCTCGATGATCCGCGGCGCCCGCGGCGGCGAGTTCGACAACCGCAACGTCGTGCTGCAGCTGGCCAAGCTGCGCGCCGAGCGCGCCGAACTGCTGGGCTACGACAGCTACGCGGCCTATTCGCTGGAAGACCAGACCGCCAAGGACACCGCGTCGGTCAACAAGCTGCTGGGCGACCTGACCGCGCCGGCCGTGCGCAACGCGAAGAAAGAAGCCGCCGAGATCCAGCAGGTGATCGATGCAGAAAAGGGCGGCTTCCAGGTCGGCGCCCAGGACTGGAGCTACTACAGCGACAAGGTGCGCACCGCCAAGTACGCGTTCGACGCCAACCAGCTCAAGCCTTACTTCGAGTTCAACAACGTGCTGGAAAAGGGCGCCTTCTTCGCCGCCAACCAGCTGTGGGGCATCACCTTCAAGCAGCGCACCGACCTGCCGACCTATGACCCGGACGTGCGCGTGTACGACGTGTTCGAGGAAAACGGCGAGCACCTGGCGATCTTCATCATCGACCCGTACGCGCGTTCGAACAAGCGCGGCGGCGCCTGGATGAGCTCCCTGGTCGACCAGAGCTTCCTGCTGAACCAGAAGCCGGTCATCACCAACAACCTCAACCTGACCAAGCCGGCCGCCGGCGAACCGACCCTGCTCACCTGGGACGAAGTGCGCACCACCTTCCACGAACTGGGCCATGCCACGCACGGCTGGTTCTCGAAGGTGAAGTACCCGCGCTTCTCGGGCACCAGCGTGCCGCGCGACTACGTCGAGCTGCCGTCGCAGGTCTACGAGATGTGGATGGCCTGGCCTGAAGTGCTGGCCAACTACGCCAAGCACTACCAGACCGGCGCGCCGATGCCGAAAGAACTGCTGGACAAGCTGCGCGCCGCCCAGCGCTTCAACGAAGGCTACCGCACCACCGAGTACCTGGCGGCCGCGGTGCTGGATCAGAAATGGCACCAGCTGGGCTCCAAGCAGATGCCGAGCGACGTGATCGCGTTCGAGAAGCAGGCACTGAAGGACGCCGGCCTGGACTTCGCGCCGGTGCCGCCGCGCTATCGCAGCACCTACTTCTCGCACGCCATGGGTGGCGGCTACTCGGCCGGCTACTACAGCTACCTGTGGGCCGAGCGCCTGGACGCCGATGCCGGCGAGTGGTTCAAGGAAAACGGCGGCCTGCTGCGCAAGAACGGCGACGTGTTCCGCCAGAAGGTGCTGTCGAAGGGCGGCACCATGGATGCGGTCGAGATGTACCGCGACTTCCGCGGCCGTGACCCGGTCATCGAGCCGCTGCTGGAACGCCGCGGCCTGAACTAA